One part of the Lycium ferocissimum isolate CSIRO_LF1 chromosome 8, AGI_CSIRO_Lferr_CH_V1, whole genome shotgun sequence genome encodes these proteins:
- the LOC132068463 gene encoding UDP-N-acetylglucosamine transporter ROCK1, translating into MAVTVSKKAPKPKSDNPTTTVKTGGKIWFYSLLLTLQYGAQPLISKRFVRREVIVTSSVLTCEVVKVICALILMAKDGSLKKIYREWTLVGSLTASGLPAAIYALQNSLLQISYKNLDSLTFSILNQTKLFFTALFTYMILRQKQSIQQIGALFLLIMAAVLLSVGEGSSKASSSSNPDEILFYGIVPVLVASVLSGLASALCQWASQVKKHSSYLMTVEMSIIGSLCLISSTSKSPDGEAIKQHGFFYGWTALTLVPVILNAVGGILVGLVTSYAGGVRKGFVIVSALLVTALLQFMFDGKPPSPYCLVALPLVMVSISVYQKYPYRVKKKQV; encoded by the exons ATGGCTGTTACAGTATCCAAAAAAGCTCCGAAACCGAAATCCGATAACCCGACGACGACGGTAAAAACCGGCGGTAAAATATGGTTTTATTCGCTGCTTCTCACCCTACAGTACGGTGCTCAACCACTCATTTCCAAGCGCTTTGTCAG GCGTGAAGTGATAGTTACTTCATCTGTTTTGACATGTGAAGTAGTCAAG GTTATTTGTGCTCTTATTCTCATGGCAAAAGACGGCAGTTTGAAGAAAATATACAGGGAGTGGACCTTAGTTGGCTCTTTGACTGCATCTGGACTGCCTGCTGCTATCTATGCACTACAAAACAGCTTATTGCAGATCTCATATAAAAATCTTGATTCACTCACTTTTTCAATCTTGAACCAGACAAAATTGTTCTTCACAGCCTTGTTTACTTACATGATATTGAG GCAGAAGCAATCCATTCAACAAATTGGGGCTCTTTTCTTGTTAATCATGGCAGCAGTCCTTTTAAGTGTTGGTGAAGGATCCAGCAAAGCTTCCAGTAGTAGTAACCCTGATGAGATCTTATTCTATGGAATTGTACCAGTTTTGGTTGCGTCTGTGCTTTCTGGTCTGGCATCTGCCTTGTGCCAATGGGCATCTCAG GTTAAGAAACACTCATCTTACCTGATGACTGTTGAGATGTCCATTATTGGGAGTCTTTGCTTGATAAGTAGTACTTCCAAGTCTCCAGATGGAGAAGCTATTAAACAGCATGGATTCTTCTATGGGTGGACTGCATTAACTTTG GTCCCTGTTATCTTAAATGCGGTTGGTGGTATTCTTGTGGGTCTTGTGACTTCATATGCTGGTGGTGTTAGGAAG GGATTTGTCATTGTGTCTGCGCTTCTTGTAACTGCTCTGCTCCAGTTCATGTTTGATGGAAAACCTCCTTCGCCATACTGCCTTGTGGCACTTCCATTGGTTATGGTTAGCATAAGCGTATACCAAAAATATCCATATCGTGTCAAGAAGAAGCAAGTGTGA